The following coding sequences lie in one Agarivorans sp. Alg241-V36 genomic window:
- a CDS encoding methyl-accepting chemotaxis protein gives MISQFNYLKRLRKMSVSRQVVMVVAVIATTFVSAILIAIIGLNSIQNRNQVLATQSLAALQNASDVEAAYLQMNYSVLAILTSNNQSQLDELFQGWQQQRDAANSLLEQAITAANHQQQSSIAASFTESKAMVSQLDNELMAVYQDLSQSYSEAEELNKLFNQFILQSTELYNDMGYQVEPYALEDQYIRDIYRSYMAASQRVQLKTFELVSVNEPVAVSKILDTIRNSAKRLSASFEDLGFEVESINNHADIQNNWAFFVKHVEQPQGLLSRILENKKSVQQVGKKRTQLEAEIAGQIAALKQLVATIDSQTNTMVGEAESLVTKVSFGASAAGLIAILVAVAACISISRLIKRPIDDLARVTQAMAKGDFTLHMQNSWNGEFAKVAGWVNEVAENTNRSLSEIAQVTNELETMANSNANITGEIKGKNDHQNTSLASVGSAITQMANASQEIATIASDSFHQTENADNRLKSGSSVMQQNQQTIQALQQHINSTHGAMESLLSDVADVKAVLEVIQSIADATNLLALNAAIEAARAGEYGRGFSVVADEVRLLSQRSGDQTQQIAKVMSRLEDQASTSMALMGESRSKMDDTVSLNNQLSQAIAEVGEDIQQLRDMSHSISTATEQQREGASSITEEMAMLAEQAKENSQTLDTLAAEGQRLNTLSNQQESNVSRFKLVS, from the coding sequence ATGATAAGTCAATTTAACTATTTAAAACGTCTACGAAAAATGTCGGTTTCTCGGCAGGTTGTTATGGTGGTGGCGGTTATTGCCACTACTTTTGTAAGCGCTATTCTCATTGCCATTATTGGTTTAAATAGTATCCAAAATCGTAATCAAGTATTGGCTACGCAGTCCTTAGCTGCTTTGCAAAATGCATCGGACGTAGAAGCCGCCTACTTGCAAATGAATTACTCGGTATTGGCTATTCTCACATCTAACAACCAATCGCAACTCGATGAGCTTTTTCAAGGTTGGCAGCAGCAGCGAGACGCTGCAAACTCCTTACTAGAGCAAGCCATTACTGCGGCTAACCATCAGCAACAGTCTTCTATTGCTGCCAGCTTCACTGAGTCTAAAGCGATGGTGAGCCAGCTTGATAATGAGTTAATGGCGGTCTACCAAGATTTGTCACAAAGCTATAGCGAAGCAGAAGAGCTAAACAAGCTGTTCAACCAGTTTATCTTGCAATCTACCGAGCTATATAACGATATGGGTTACCAAGTAGAACCCTATGCCCTAGAAGACCAATACATTCGCGATATTTACCGGAGTTATATGGCGGCTTCCCAACGGGTGCAACTTAAGACCTTTGAGCTGGTATCGGTGAACGAACCCGTTGCGGTAAGTAAAATATTAGACACCATTCGCAATAGTGCTAAGCGTTTGAGCGCTAGCTTTGAAGATTTAGGCTTCGAGGTGGAATCAATCAACAACCATGCAGACATTCAAAATAATTGGGCGTTTTTTGTTAAGCATGTGGAACAGCCGCAAGGTCTGCTATCGCGAATACTCGAGAACAAAAAAAGTGTTCAACAGGTAGGTAAAAAGCGCACCCAGTTAGAAGCCGAAATTGCGGGACAGATTGCCGCACTAAAACAACTGGTGGCAACAATCGATAGCCAAACCAATACCATGGTGGGCGAAGCTGAAAGCTTGGTAACCAAGGTGAGCTTTGGTGCCAGTGCTGCTGGTCTTATTGCTATTTTGGTAGCAGTGGCAGCGTGCATATCTATTAGTCGTTTAATCAAACGGCCAATTGATGATTTAGCTAGGGTAACCCAAGCAATGGCAAAAGGTGACTTTACCTTACACATGCAAAATAGCTGGAATGGCGAGTTTGCTAAAGTGGCTGGCTGGGTGAATGAAGTGGCCGAAAATACCAACCGTTCCTTGAGTGAAATAGCCCAGGTAACTAACGAGCTGGAGACCATGGCTAATAGCAATGCCAATATCACCGGCGAAATTAAGGGTAAGAACGACCATCAAAATACCAGTTTAGCCAGTGTTGGTTCAGCCATCACTCAAATGGCCAACGCGAGCCAAGAGATTGCCACTATTGCTAGTGATTCCTTTCACCAAACCGAAAATGCCGATAATCGTTTAAAAAGTGGCAGCAGTGTGATGCAGCAAAACCAGCAAACTATTCAAGCTTTGCAGCAGCATATTAATAGCACCCATGGCGCGATGGAAAGCTTGTTAAGCGACGTAGCAGACGTTAAAGCTGTGTTGGAGGTGATTCAATCTATTGCTGATGCCACCAATTTATTGGCGCTTAATGCTGCCATTGAAGCTGCGCGAGCTGGCGAATACGGTAGAGGGTTCTCGGTGGTGGCTGATGAAGTAAGGTTATTATCGCAACGCAGTGGTGATCAAACTCAGCAAATCGCCAAGGTAATGAGCCGACTAGAAGACCAAGCGAGCACCTCAATGGCCCTAATGGGCGAAAGCCGCAGTAAAATGGACGATACCGTAAGCCTAAACAACCAGCTATCGCAAGCCATTGCAGAAGTGGGTGAAGATATCCAGCAACTTAGGGATATGTCGCACAGTATTAGTACTGCTACCGAGCAGCAGCGCGAAGGCGCTAGCAGCATTACTGAAGAAATGGCTATGTTGGCTGAACAAGCCAAAGAAAACAGCCAAACCTTAGATACTCTGGCTGCTGAAGGGCAGCGCTTAAATACGCTGTCTAATCAGCAAGAGAGTAATGTAAGTCGTTTTAAGTTGGTTAGCTAA
- a CDS encoding MFS transporter, whose translation MQRSKKQLLLMMAFLMPFSFSIWMVLLNNFAIEVAQFTGREIGILQSLREIPGFLAFTAIFVLLVLKEQTFALLSLLVLAIGITLTGFFPSVYGLYFTTVLMSVGFHYFETVNQSLTLQWIPKDETPAFMGKALAVKGAAAVLAYSSLWALLEYTEFEYVSLYAIFGGATILAVLFIALRFPHYTAEHEQHKRLILRQRYWLFYTLVFLSGARRQIFVVFAGFLMVEKFDYSVSDIALLYLANQVLNILFAGKIGQLIGRIGERRALIIEYTGLIFVFAGYAMVETAEWAAGLYIIDHLFFAMAIAIKSYFQKIADPADIASSAGVSFTINHIAAVVLPALLGLVWLYSSSLVFWIGAGIAVASLAFSFLVPRHPEQHHETTWAVNAR comes from the coding sequence ATGCAGCGTTCTAAGAAACAACTTCTGTTAATGATGGCGTTTTTGATGCCCTTCAGCTTTTCTATTTGGATGGTATTGCTCAATAACTTTGCTATCGAAGTCGCCCAGTTTACTGGCCGTGAAATTGGCATTTTGCAAAGCCTTCGTGAGATCCCTGGGTTTTTAGCTTTTACCGCTATCTTTGTGTTGCTGGTGCTTAAAGAGCAAACCTTTGCCTTATTAAGTTTATTGGTATTGGCCATTGGCATTACTCTTACTGGCTTTTTTCCTAGCGTATATGGCTTGTACTTTACTACGGTGCTCATGTCGGTGGGCTTTCACTATTTCGAAACGGTGAATCAATCTTTAACCCTACAGTGGATCCCAAAAGACGAAACACCAGCCTTTATGGGTAAGGCGCTTGCGGTAAAAGGTGCGGCTGCAGTGTTAGCCTATAGCTCTTTGTGGGCCTTGCTTGAGTACACCGAGTTTGAATATGTCTCGCTTTACGCAATATTCGGCGGCGCAACAATTCTAGCGGTGTTGTTTATCGCCTTGCGCTTTCCGCATTACACCGCCGAACACGAGCAACATAAGCGGCTAATACTGCGCCAGCGCTATTGGTTGTTTTATACCTTGGTATTCTTAAGCGGAGCACGTAGGCAAATATTCGTGGTGTTTGCTGGGTTCTTGATGGTGGAGAAGTTTGATTATTCGGTGTCGGACATTGCATTGCTTTACCTTGCTAACCAAGTTCTGAATATTTTATTCGCTGGAAAAATCGGCCAGCTAATCGGTCGCATTGGCGAGCGCCGCGCTTTAATCATTGAGTACACTGGCTTGATATTTGTGTTTGCTGGTTATGCGATGGTAGAAACCGCAGAGTGGGCTGCAGGTTTATATATTATCGACCATCTATTTTTTGCCATGGCAATTGCGATTAAAAGTTACTTCCAAAAAATCGCAGATCCGGCCGATATTGCCAGCTCTGCGGGTGTGAGCTTTACCATTAACCATATTGCGGCAGTGGTGTTGCCCGCATTGTTGGGACTGGTGTGGTTGTATTCTTCGTCTTTGGTATTTTGGATAGGGGCGGGCATTGCGGTGGCTTCTTTAGCGTTTTCTTTCTTGGTGCCGCGTCATCCGGAGCAACACCACGAAACAACCTGGGCCGTTAACGCGCGTTAG
- a CDS encoding LysE family translocator: MLGINEFWLFVVSGILLNLIPGPDSLYVMARSASQGFKAGSVAALGIGAGTFVHIGAAAFGLSAILASSAAAFTVVKVIGCVYLLYMGLSMALAKNKPAASMSLASGKEAGAKYSKIFRQGFLTNSLNPKVALFFLAFVPQFIDAAEPNKALAFVVLGLVFNMNAIIWSHILAWLSASISGRVQASDKLKCWLNRSLGGLFAAFGIRLAFSELS, translated from the coding sequence ATGTTAGGCATTAACGAATTTTGGCTATTTGTTGTTTCAGGTATTCTACTTAATTTGATCCCAGGGCCAGATTCTCTTTACGTAATGGCGCGCAGTGCTAGCCAAGGGTTTAAAGCCGGTTCGGTGGCCGCTTTAGGTATTGGCGCGGGCACCTTTGTGCATATTGGTGCCGCAGCATTTGGCCTGTCGGCCATATTAGCTAGCTCGGCGGCGGCTTTTACAGTGGTTAAGGTGATTGGCTGCGTTTACTTGCTGTATATGGGTTTATCTATGGCACTTGCTAAAAACAAGCCTGCTGCGTCTATGTCTTTAGCTAGTGGTAAGGAAGCTGGCGCTAAGTATTCAAAAATATTTAGGCAGGGTTTTCTCACCAATAGTTTAAACCCCAAGGTGGCGTTATTTTTCTTAGCTTTTGTTCCTCAGTTTATCGACGCTGCAGAGCCCAATAAAGCCTTGGCATTTGTGGTTTTGGGTTTGGTATTTAATATGAATGCGATTATTTGGAGCCACATTTTAGCTTGGTTAAGCGCCTCCATTTCTGGCCGTGTACAAGCTAGCGACAAACTCAAGTGTTGGTTAAATCGCAGCTTGGGCGGATTATTTGCCGCCTTTGGTATTCGCTTAGCTTTTTCTGAACTGAGCTAA
- a CDS encoding SgrR family transcriptional regulator — translation MQQLKLLRYYLKLTQFGTSEPVKLALADIADTVSTSPRHARTLLKQMAQLEWLTWQPSVGRNQRSSLRLLYSAVELKQHLAKVQIASGDYASALSLLDEDQQWFGRLLIATSGASHRDGSLNLQLTYSRPFSAVLPHLMLRNSERFLLRQLYANLVTCDAEGAIHSDLAHHWQCDDKAQVYRFYLRPGLQFHDGCVIDAHSVVDLFVALQAHSSYQHELSHLNGVKAVNELTVEFSLASSDKGFAGLLADPKYAIQPVTQLTQSDLSNKLVVGSGPFALLNHNAQRLQLRANANYHGFRALPDEVSIWFVAKSAVAKEGQYAFASNDDSQPQHLQQRLEFGCQYLLFNQQKQKLSYSQRRWLASYLQPETLLRSAQKSLQSLALEPAYSLLDIWPDCISLAADKVPLPKSLSIGFYQHDDLQLYAETIAKLLEELGVSTCLQAFSYAELNQAASQGLLKQDLIVTSYNLDDNRPASAFRWLYNDPIIKHCIGPENWQWMQTQLGQLRANTSLQDYFSQMTPLANTLVSEYWCLPLFHHWQTLRFQNMLQDVAMTDWGWPQIKDVWTTQQQFSAAEPLKFSC, via the coding sequence TTGCAGCAGCTTAAATTACTCAGATACTACTTAAAGCTCACGCAGTTTGGCACCAGCGAGCCGGTTAAGCTGGCTTTGGCTGACATTGCCGATACCGTAAGCACTAGCCCACGCCATGCGCGTACCTTGTTAAAGCAAATGGCTCAGCTAGAGTGGTTAACTTGGCAACCAAGTGTTGGGCGCAATCAGCGTTCAAGTTTGCGCTTGCTCTATTCAGCGGTAGAACTCAAACAACACTTAGCTAAAGTGCAAATTGCTAGTGGCGATTATGCTTCCGCCTTAAGTTTGTTAGACGAAGATCAGCAATGGTTTGGTCGCCTGCTTATTGCCACCTCTGGTGCCAGCCATAGAGATGGTTCGCTTAACTTGCAGCTCACTTATTCTCGACCGTTTTCGGCTGTGCTTCCGCATCTCATGTTACGTAATAGTGAACGTTTTTTACTGCGCCAACTTTATGCAAATCTAGTGACCTGTGATGCCGAAGGGGCTATTCATTCAGACTTAGCCCATCATTGGCAATGTGATGATAAAGCCCAGGTTTATCGCTTTTACTTACGCCCTGGCTTGCAGTTTCATGATGGCTGTGTGATAGATGCGCATTCTGTTGTTGATTTGTTTGTGGCTCTGCAAGCGCATTCCTCTTATCAACATGAGTTAAGCCACCTAAATGGCGTTAAAGCTGTAAACGAACTCACGGTGGAGTTTAGTTTAGCCAGCAGCGATAAAGGTTTTGCCGGCTTATTGGCTGATCCTAAGTATGCAATCCAGCCCGTCACTCAACTTACGCAAAGCGATCTAAGCAATAAACTGGTGGTAGGCTCTGGTCCTTTCGCTTTGCTTAATCATAATGCCCAGCGGCTGCAGTTACGGGCAAACGCCAATTACCATGGCTTTCGAGCCTTGCCCGACGAAGTGAGTATTTGGTTCGTGGCAAAAAGTGCGGTGGCTAAAGAAGGCCAATACGCCTTTGCCAGCAACGATGACAGCCAGCCGCAACACCTGCAGCAACGCTTAGAGTTTGGTTGTCAGTACTTGTTGTTTAATCAACAAAAGCAAAAGCTTAGTTACAGCCAACGGCGTTGGTTAGCCAGCTACTTACAGCCCGAAACCCTGCTGCGTAGTGCGCAAAAAAGCTTACAAAGTTTAGCCTTAGAGCCTGCCTATAGCTTGTTAGATATTTGGCCAGATTGCATTAGCTTGGCGGCCGATAAAGTCCCACTGCCTAAAAGCCTAAGCATTGGTTTTTATCAACATGATGATTTGCAGCTGTATGCCGAAACCATTGCTAAATTGCTGGAAGAGCTAGGTGTAAGTACCTGCTTACAAGCGTTTTCCTATGCTGAGCTAAACCAAGCGGCTAGCCAAGGTTTGCTTAAACAAGATTTGATTGTGACAAGTTACAACCTCGATGATAACCGACCTGCGTCAGCCTTTCGGTGGCTGTATAACGACCCCATTATCAAACATTGTATAGGGCCAGAAAACTGGCAATGGATGCAAACACAACTCGGTCAACTAAGAGCCAACACTTCCTTGCAAGATTACTTTAGTCAAATGACGCCCTTGGCCAATACCTTAGTGAGCGAATATTGGTGTTTACCTTTGTTTCATCATTGGCAGACTTTGCGTTTTCAAAATATGCTGCAAGACGTAGCAATGACAGATTGGGGCTGGCCACAAATTAAAGATGTTTGGACCACCCAACAGCAATTTTCTGCGGCTGAACCACTCAAATTTAGCTGCTAG